The following are encoded in a window of Psychrobacter sp. P11F6 genomic DNA:
- a CDS encoding inorganic diphosphatase: MADFNKILDAGDVDGGIINVVVEIPAGSSHKIEWNRELAVFELDRIDPQIFAKPCNYGFIPQTLDEDGDELDVLLLTEQPLPTGIFLKAKVIGVMKFVDDGEVDDKIVVVPADDRDTGNAYNSLADLPKQLINQLEFHFSHYKDLKKPGTTVVESWGDVAEAKEVIKESIQRWKDL, from the coding sequence ATGGCAGATTTTAACAAAATTTTGGACGCAGGCGATGTAGACGGCGGCATTATCAACGTAGTAGTAGAAATCCCAGCTGGTAGCAGCCATAAAATTGAGTGGAATCGCGAACTGGCGGTATTTGAGCTTGATCGTATTGATCCACAGATTTTTGCCAAGCCTTGTAACTATGGTTTTATCCCGCAAACACTTGACGAAGATGGTGATGAGCTTGATGTGTTATTACTGACTGAGCAGCCGCTACCAACTGGTATTTTCTTAAAAGCCAAAGTCATTGGTGTGATGAAGTTCGTTGATGATGGCGAAGTCGATGACAAGATCGTCGTCGTACCTGCTGACGACCGTGATACAGGCAATGCTTATAACAGCCTAGCGGATCTACCAAAGCAGCTAATCAACCAGTTAGAGTTCCATTTCAGCCACTATAAAGATCTGAAAAAACCAGGCACTACGGTCGTTGAATCTTGGGGCGATGTTGCAGAAGCAAAAGAAGTCATCAAAGAGTCTATCCAACGCTGGAAAGACCTATAG
- the lipB gene encoding lipoyl(octanoyl) transferase LipB gives MQNTTQQLNDTLISKSLTTADYVPTLDAMLARTLARIDLKKQQGLRTPDELWIVDHNDVYTLGQAGKEEHILQRTNTPIIKTDRGGQVTWHGHGQLVIYWLFDLNSLGWSVRNLVSHAEQAIEDVINDCLQNPASSDTTAISAHARRDAPGVYLYADTSVADDKIMLGKMASLGFKIKHGFSYHGIALNLNCDLSAFNAINPCGYAGMQMLRLSDFVAMQKESDEQTGEALSYEQVTQKLIDNIAKRHAGLIELRALAPK, from the coding sequence ATGCAAAACACTACGCAACAGCTTAATGACACACTGATCAGCAAATCTCTAACAACAGCCGATTACGTTCCCACTCTCGATGCGATGCTAGCACGTACACTTGCGCGTATTGACTTAAAAAAACAGCAAGGACTGCGCACACCTGACGAATTATGGATTGTCGATCACAATGATGTCTATACTTTAGGGCAAGCAGGTAAAGAAGAGCACATCTTGCAACGTACCAATACGCCTATTATAAAAACGGATCGCGGCGGTCAAGTGACATGGCATGGTCACGGGCAGCTGGTTATTTATTGGTTGTTCGATTTGAATAGCTTGGGCTGGAGTGTGCGCAACTTGGTCTCGCATGCCGAGCAAGCAATCGAAGACGTCATCAATGACTGTTTGCAAAATCCTGCTTCATCAGACACAACAGCCATCAGCGCCCATGCGCGCCGTGACGCACCCGGTGTTTATCTATATGCTGATACATCTGTAGCGGATGATAAAATTATGCTTGGAAAAATGGCATCGTTAGGCTTCAAAATTAAACATGGATTTAGCTATCACGGTATTGCGCTTAATTTAAATTGTGACTTGTCCGCATTTAATGCGATTAATCCGTGCGGCTATGCGGGGATGCAAATGTTACGGTTATCCGACTTTGTGGCTATGCAAAAAGAGTCAGATGAACAAACTGGTGAAGCCTTAAGCTATGAGCAAGTGACCCAAAAACTTATTGATAACATTGCTAAGCGTCATGCCGGACTCATTGAGCTACGCGCACTCGCACCCAAGTGA
- a CDS encoding coniferyl aldehyde dehydrogenase gives MTDNNQNMNEQTSIDTDMLQQPVPKSPSIANTVDEMRAQFSRLQTLSRTQPINDWATRETQLDSLEIMLSDNQASFAKAISADFGYRSESETQFAELFPSFTGISHAKKHGKKWMKVQRASISALYMPAHNEIQPQPLGVVGIMVPWNYPLFLAVGPMIDALTAGNRVMIKMSEAAPQFAQAFASAIARYFSPDMICVVLGEVDIAVAFSELPFDHLLYTGSTAVGKKVMAAAAPNLTPVTLELGGKSPVVVLEGANLENAVNRVMMGKTLNAGQTCIAPDYVLIQRQYHEEFIRLAKEWMEKHYPNIESNTDYSRIINGEQFKRVKGYLDALSSDGIHKLTDAESNIETRLMPPVIVSEPAPDSDVMQDEIFAPILPLMHYDTLDDAIHFVNERPRPLALYVFGDNYNALEKVRNNTVSGGLCINEVLIHVAQHDLPFGGVGDSGTGAYHGKAGFERLSHMKPVFVQSKLNGLNLLLPPYGGLFKKAMAMFLK, from the coding sequence ATGACAGATAATAATCAAAACATGAATGAGCAGACCTCAATCGACACGGATATGTTGCAGCAACCAGTGCCAAAATCGCCTAGTATTGCTAATACGGTTGATGAGATGCGAGCGCAATTTTCACGCTTACAAACACTCAGTCGCACGCAGCCAATCAATGACTGGGCCACTCGTGAAACCCAACTAGACAGTCTGGAAATTATGCTTAGCGATAACCAAGCCAGTTTCGCCAAAGCGATCAGTGCCGACTTTGGTTATCGTAGCGAATCAGAGACCCAGTTTGCCGAGTTGTTTCCTAGCTTTACTGGTATCAGTCATGCCAAAAAGCACGGTAAAAAATGGATGAAAGTTCAGCGGGCTTCTATTTCAGCGCTGTATATGCCAGCTCATAATGAAATTCAGCCTCAGCCATTGGGCGTGGTTGGTATCATGGTGCCTTGGAACTATCCGTTATTTTTAGCAGTAGGACCGATGATTGATGCGCTCACTGCTGGCAACAGAGTTATGATCAAGATGAGTGAAGCGGCACCGCAGTTCGCCCAAGCATTTGCCAGTGCGATTGCTCGTTATTTTTCACCAGACATGATTTGTGTAGTACTGGGTGAGGTAGACATTGCGGTTGCTTTTAGTGAGCTGCCTTTTGATCATCTGCTTTATACGGGCTCTACAGCTGTGGGCAAAAAAGTCATGGCGGCGGCGGCTCCTAACTTAACACCCGTCACGCTCGAGCTGGGCGGTAAATCACCGGTCGTCGTGTTAGAGGGCGCAAACTTAGAAAACGCCGTCAATCGTGTGATGATGGGCAAAACACTAAATGCGGGTCAGACCTGTATTGCCCCTGATTATGTGCTGATTCAACGCCAATATCATGAAGAGTTTATCCGTTTAGCAAAAGAGTGGATGGAAAAGCACTATCCAAATATTGAGAGCAATACAGATTACTCACGTATTATCAATGGCGAGCAATTTAAGCGTGTCAAAGGCTATCTAGATGCATTATCGAGCGACGGGATTCATAAGCTCACTGATGCTGAGTCTAATATCGAAACGCGTCTAATGCCGCCTGTCATCGTGAGTGAGCCTGCCCCTGATAGTGATGTGATGCAGGACGAGATTTTTGCGCCGATTTTGCCATTGATGCATTACGATACGCTTGATGATGCCATTCATTTTGTCAACGAGCGACCACGCCCACTGGCGTTATACGTTTTTGGTGATAACTACAACGCCCTAGAGAAAGTACGTAACAATACGGTCTCTGGTGGCCTATGTATTAATGAAGTGCTGATACATGTTGCCCAGCATGACTTACCGTTTGGCGGGGTTGGCGATTCAGGAACCGGTGCTTACCATGGTAAAGCGGGATTCGAGCGTCTTAGCCATATGAAACCAGTATTTGTACAATCCAAGTTAAATGGGTTGAATTTGTTGTTGCCACCTTATGGCGGGTTGTTTAAAAAAGCCATGGCAATGTTTTTAAAATAA